Part of the Prevotella communis genome is shown below.
TAACGTTTGTTGGCACAACCGAAGTCCAGCTTGTTACGATACTCCTGAGTCTTTACAGACCCGAGAATAGTGCGGAACTCGGGCAGTTCTACTTTGCCGATACGGTGTAGCTGGTCAAATACTTGCTGCTGCTTGAACTTCAACTGTTCTTCATAGGGCAGGTTCTGCCATTTGCATCCACCGCATACACCGAAGTGCTTGCAAAAAGGAACGGCGCGCACCTTGCTGTATTCTACAAAGCGCACCACCTCGCCCTCGGCAAAAGAGTGCTTCTTGCGGCGAATCTGGATGTCGCAAACGTCACCAGGCACGCAGAATGGTACGAAGACCACCAGGTCGTTCCAGTGGAACAGGCATTTACCTTCGGCAGCAACAGCCTCAATGGTAACGCCTTCTAACAGGGGTAATGGTTTCTTGCTTCTCGCCATTATCAATTGTCAATTCTTTTAGTCGGCGTTCCGCCTTTGTAAAAGCGGCAAAGCCGAGCGTTCAATTATCAATTAGATTTCAAAGTCCAGACAAGCACGCTGGACGGTGTAAGGACGTACCTTGCCGTTGGCTACTGCTACATGCTCAGGATGCTGGGCATAGCCTTTCAGTGCCTCTTCTGACTCAAGTGTGGAGTCGAGCATTACGTCGGCATTTGATGATGCCAGGCGTCCGCTG
Proteins encoded:
- a CDS encoding Dabb family protein, which gives rise to MVKHIILWTLNPELSEEEKQTVKEGIKAGLEGLVGKVPGLIDVKVNISGRLASSNADVMLDSTLESEEALKGYAQHPEHVAVANGKVRPYTVQRACLDFEI